One stretch of Pseudomonas sp. NC02 DNA includes these proteins:
- a CDS encoding fimbrial protein produces MTRLTGPWAIFIGAGLLWAVSQGVQADTNLTIRAVIIAPPPCVINSGGTLNVPFGNDLLTSRIDGVNYRRDVPYTVTCSPPVYSNAMTLELKGAAAGFDNKVLSTPKTDLGVKLFANGADWPLNTPLRFTHPTFPVVQAVPVKRAGSTLTGGAFATAATLVIEYQ; encoded by the coding sequence ATGACCAGGTTAACCGGCCCGTGGGCCATTTTTATCGGTGCGGGACTGCTGTGGGCGGTCAGCCAGGGCGTGCAGGCCGATACCAACCTGACGATCCGCGCGGTGATCATCGCGCCGCCGCCATGCGTGATCAACAGCGGCGGCACGCTGAATGTGCCGTTCGGCAATGACCTGCTGACGTCACGGATTGATGGCGTGAATTATCGACGGGACGTGCCGTATACCGTCACCTGCAGTCCTCCCGTTTACAGCAACGCGATGACCCTGGAACTCAAGGGCGCGGCAGCCGGGTTTGATAACAAAGTGCTCTCGACCCCCAAGACCGACCTGGGGGTCAAGCTCTTCGCCAATGGGGCGGACTGGCCGCTGAATACGCCGCTCAGGTTTACCCATCCGACCTTTCCGGTCGTGCAGGCGGTGCCGGTCAAGCGCGCAGGCAGCACGCTGACGGGCGGGGCATTTGCGACCGCCGCCACCCTCGTGATCGAGTACCAATAA
- a CDS encoding NEL-type E3 ubiquitin ligase domain-containing protein: protein MADIPDQSLHHAFIENALPHWLKTTSPLRLCALNDVAHQGIRHYPHASASQHQALKPAIAAHWQQQAAMDQRFQALTDVYAFAEPLLKNALKAYGEIDVRTTCLRLYASAKVAWWVHDFNRGEQSKTLSLLDVALANFAASDTFVDYAFLSAEDPRGQRDTLTLRHSITGALLTAEQFKHICRTLDLGARYQKSLRQALGFYDPAVTRAVRLQMIATQKTALGTAAHLALINRDIDADAHGAVLDLIAGRVALLDGQALGCHTLSLMNTALTGILLLFVPQPTRPVGKVLVYIPADPEHPLKQYPSPAAFLSHLTEKLRDSQRYQTFFSQFIDHARRGEFFAGLNTRLSRVRWHQTAHTDPRPSWRDTPTTQPNLQFSVQAIGDDHINRSTLAAENDLWNYQYRLKLNKIVNDALDIAVPTATADRHARWAWWDNLEKILGDIFNAALLVLTPFVPLLGEAMLAYSLYQITDEVFEGIVDWAQGRGAEAAEQVVAVADSVIQFALFGAASQLGHVARLKLSPFVEGLRPVVRPDGSTRLWHPDIAPYAVKHLDQPPIVDGLHTHRGKQILALQGAHFEVQADPETGDTRIAHPERANAYQPLVRFNGDGAFVHEAEQPRTWDSATLMRRLGPRTAPFSNQQLQQMQRISGADDGVLRNLYMQNRPTPPLLEATLNRYEAQRAATQTVHTIRAGAPLPLDATSAWFEQTITELPGWPQTKALEVFVRSDKSGDSHKYANPQASPADTLQLSLAEVMSGELPARVLEFLDEPSIRHLLGGDVLQALRVQTLRDQLADSVARQTGDIADYIHQARQVSADPHGRRLREQVSPLDRPLADTLLAGTTPAERQTLDHHVPLRLLNQARELSFAQHSVQAYAGFFPPWAITEGTERLVLNTLKRYSDGFGDLHLQIRDRLVSGTLRCEAGPADARRRRVLVRQNDMGYELFDQQGQRLHGPDTLYECLLRALSEAQQRELGYRPGQGAGLKHWLMETLEPLAERRRVLAEPPLRSTADVQTTTLLGGAALGGLRRAQEHLGQARAREVLASLFPTLEEERLQRFLNEIGPGLNNDVLNRLVLQRHNLYRELEQWKRLPGPHPKNSRMAREEKLRKNIIAHKLYRCWEDRLAEHRDDLGQVQSGASLDLSALDLPGSLPLLGNGFEHVTQLKLANCMFNDSQWPFLQAFPSLRELDVSANELTRLPEPIANMRYLRDLNLGENQITLLNGDVARLKNLKHLRNLNLYRNPLTQPPNISKMPHLRRLFLSRTPITQWPTGLFAHPREEGFLLDLSQTRIDHVPALMADSAEARTVAHTRLDRNTLLNDQRLLYEQYREAAGLDPNRSYEPRGESGPWLERVRPPLLGRRQELWQAVEREHGSQGLFEVIKALEAPDFFQRPQDMDTYWDNLETLRERVWRLLEAAHNDTALREKLFKMASFPGLCADGSAQIFNDLGIEVLVSEAQRYSASASEREGKLVTLAKGNARLKQLNRIASEDIAHRLKPEAEGGLGQWLRSQRREGVMGNVDDVEVYLSYQTSLAKRLDLPWLSEHMLYRDTGDVKPTQIEQAYSTVLELGEGDGLVNQMLLEPYWEQYLHDHHPNTLEANARHFDEQCARLDELQEAQARLAQANGLPAEQKEALRLTLIGLADALGVPHPQVLTGQPMTDDSYNLLLNELGYREKQWMRELTHQALERHSQQRNRVTRQV, encoded by the coding sequence ATGGCCGACATACCCGACCAGTCCCTGCACCACGCGTTTATCGAAAACGCCCTGCCGCACTGGCTGAAAACCACCTCGCCACTCCGCCTGTGCGCACTCAACGACGTCGCCCACCAAGGCATCCGCCACTATCCCCATGCCAGCGCCAGCCAGCATCAAGCGCTCAAGCCCGCGATCGCCGCACACTGGCAGCAGCAGGCTGCGATGGACCAGCGATTCCAGGCATTGACCGACGTGTACGCCTTCGCCGAACCGCTGCTGAAAAATGCCTTGAAGGCCTATGGCGAGATTGACGTCAGAACCACCTGCCTGCGGCTGTATGCCAGCGCCAAAGTTGCCTGGTGGGTGCACGATTTCAATCGTGGGGAGCAAAGCAAAACCCTGTCGCTGCTGGACGTCGCGCTGGCCAACTTTGCCGCCTCGGACACCTTCGTCGACTACGCCTTCCTGTCCGCCGAAGACCCACGCGGGCAGCGGGATACACTGACCTTGCGCCACTCCATCACCGGCGCGTTATTGACCGCTGAACAGTTCAAGCACATCTGCCGCACCCTGGACCTGGGCGCCCGCTACCAGAAAAGCCTGCGCCAGGCCCTGGGGTTCTATGACCCGGCGGTGACCCGGGCCGTGCGCCTGCAGATGATTGCCACTCAGAAGACTGCCCTGGGTACGGCGGCGCACCTGGCCTTGATCAACCGGGACATCGACGCCGATGCCCACGGCGCCGTGCTCGACCTGATCGCCGGCCGCGTCGCGCTGCTGGACGGTCAGGCGCTTGGATGCCATACCCTGAGCCTGATGAACACGGCATTGACCGGCATCCTGTTGCTGTTTGTCCCGCAGCCCACCCGACCCGTCGGCAAGGTGCTGGTGTACATCCCCGCAGACCCCGAACACCCTCTGAAGCAATACCCTTCGCCTGCGGCCTTCCTCAGCCACCTCACGGAAAAACTGCGGGACAGCCAGCGCTACCAGACCTTCTTCAGCCAGTTCATCGACCACGCCAGGCGCGGTGAATTCTTTGCCGGGCTCAATACACGCTTGAGCCGTGTGCGCTGGCATCAAACCGCCCACACCGACCCGCGTCCCAGCTGGCGCGACACCCCGACCACCCAGCCAAACCTGCAATTCAGCGTGCAGGCTATCGGTGACGATCACATCAATCGCTCAACGCTCGCCGCCGAAAATGACCTGTGGAATTACCAGTACCGCCTCAAGTTGAACAAGATCGTCAACGATGCCCTGGACATCGCCGTGCCCACCGCCACCGCCGACCGCCACGCGCGCTGGGCCTGGTGGGACAACCTGGAAAAAATCCTCGGGGATATCTTCAATGCGGCGCTGCTGGTGCTGACGCCCTTCGTGCCGCTGCTGGGTGAAGCGATGCTCGCCTACAGCCTGTACCAGATCACCGACGAGGTGTTCGAGGGGATTGTCGATTGGGCTCAGGGGCGCGGTGCCGAGGCGGCGGAGCAAGTGGTCGCGGTGGCCGACAGCGTGATCCAGTTTGCCTTGTTCGGTGCTGCCAGCCAGTTGGGCCATGTCGCACGGCTCAAGCTCAGCCCCTTCGTCGAAGGCTTGCGCCCGGTGGTGCGGCCCGACGGCAGCACGCGCCTGTGGCACCCGGATATTGCGCCCTATGCTGTGAAACACCTCGACCAGCCGCCCATTGTCGACGGCCTGCACACCCATCGGGGCAAGCAGATCCTCGCGCTGCAAGGTGCTCACTTCGAAGTGCAGGCAGACCCTGAAACCGGCGACACGCGTATCGCTCACCCGGAGCGCGCCAACGCCTATCAACCCCTGGTGCGGTTCAACGGCGACGGCGCCTTCGTACATGAAGCCGAGCAACCGCGCACCTGGGACAGCGCCACGCTGATGCGCCGCCTGGGGCCGCGCACGGCGCCCTTCAGCAACCAGCAACTGCAGCAGATGCAACGCATCAGCGGTGCCGACGACGGTGTGCTGCGCAACCTTTACATGCAAAACCGGCCGACCCCGCCGCTGCTGGAAGCGACCCTCAATCGCTATGAAGCCCAGCGCGCTGCCACACAGACCGTGCACACCATTCGCGCCGGCGCACCGCTGCCGCTGGATGCGACGTCCGCCTGGTTCGAGCAGACCATCACCGAGCTGCCGGGCTGGCCCCAAACCAAGGCATTGGAAGTGTTCGTGCGCTCGGACAAGAGCGGTGACTCCCACAAGTACGCCAACCCGCAGGCATCGCCGGCCGACACGCTGCAATTGAGCTTGGCCGAGGTGATGTCCGGCGAGTTGCCGGCGCGGGTGCTGGAGTTTCTCGATGAGCCGTCGATCAGGCACCTGCTGGGCGGCGACGTGCTGCAAGCACTGCGCGTGCAAACCTTGCGCGATCAACTGGCGGACTCGGTGGCGCGCCAGACCGGTGACATCGCCGACTACATCCATCAAGCCCGCCAGGTCAGCGCCGATCCCCATGGACGCCGTTTGCGCGAACAGGTCAGCCCGCTGGACCGGCCGCTGGCCGACACCCTGCTGGCCGGCACAACCCCGGCCGAACGGCAAACCCTGGACCACCACGTACCGCTGCGCCTGCTCAATCAGGCCAGGGAACTGAGCTTCGCCCAGCACAGTGTCCAGGCCTACGCGGGGTTCTTCCCGCCCTGGGCGATCACCGAAGGTACCGAGCGCCTGGTGCTCAATACCCTCAAGCGCTACAGCGATGGCTTTGGCGACCTGCACCTGCAAATCCGCGATCGCCTGGTCAGCGGTACGCTGCGTTGTGAAGCCGGGCCGGCCGATGCCCGCCGGCGCCGGGTGCTGGTGCGCCAGAACGACATGGGCTACGAACTGTTCGATCAGCAGGGCCAGCGCCTGCATGGGCCGGATACCCTGTATGAATGCCTGTTGCGCGCGCTGTCCGAAGCGCAGCAACGTGAACTGGGCTACCGGCCCGGCCAGGGCGCCGGGCTCAAGCATTGGCTGATGGAAACCCTCGAACCCCTGGCCGAACGGCGCCGAGTGCTGGCCGAGCCACCGCTGCGCAGTACGGCAGATGTGCAGACCACCACCCTGCTCGGCGGCGCGGCCCTCGGCGGGTTGCGCCGCGCCCAGGAGCACCTGGGCCAGGCCCGCGCCCGGGAGGTGCTGGCCAGTCTGTTCCCGACCCTGGAGGAGGAACGCCTGCAGCGGTTCCTCAATGAGATCGGCCCGGGGCTGAACAACGATGTCCTCAATCGCCTGGTCCTGCAGCGGCACAACCTGTACCGGGAGCTGGAGCAATGGAAGCGCCTGCCCGGCCCCCATCCCAAAAACAGCCGCATGGCCCGGGAGGAAAAACTGCGTAAAAATATCATTGCGCACAAACTCTATCGCTGCTGGGAAGACCGCCTCGCCGAGCACCGCGACGACTTGGGCCAGGTGCAGAGCGGCGCGAGCCTGGACCTCAGCGCCCTCGACCTGCCCGGCAGCCTGCCGCTGCTGGGCAATGGTTTCGAGCACGTCACCCAACTGAAGCTGGCCAACTGCATGTTCAACGACAGCCAGTGGCCCTTTCTGCAGGCATTCCCGTCCCTGCGGGAGCTGGACGTCAGTGCGAACGAACTGACGCGGCTGCCCGAGCCCATCGCCAACATGCGCTACCTGCGCGACCTCAACCTGGGGGAAAACCAGATCACGCTGCTCAACGGCGACGTTGCGCGCCTGAAAAACCTCAAGCACCTGCGCAACCTGAACCTGTACCGCAACCCGCTGACGCAGCCACCGAACATCTCGAAAATGCCGCACCTGCGCCGCCTGTTCCTGAGCCGCACCCCCATCACCCAATGGCCCACCGGGCTGTTTGCCCACCCACGGGAGGAGGGTTTCCTGCTGGACCTGAGCCAAACCCGGATTGATCATGTGCCAGCGCTCATGGCCGATAGCGCCGAGGCCCGGACCGTCGCCCATACCCGCCTGGACCGCAACACCCTGCTCAACGACCAGCGCCTGCTGTACGAGCAGTACCGCGAAGCCGCCGGACTGGACCCCAACCGCAGCTATGAACCCCGTGGAGAGAGCGGCCCGTGGCTGGAACGGGTCAGGCCGCCGTTACTGGGCAGGCGCCAGGAGCTGTGGCAAGCGGTGGAGCGCGAGCACGGCTCCCAGGGTTTGTTCGAGGTGATCAAGGCCCTTGAAGCGCCCGACTTCTTCCAGCGGCCCCAGGACATGGACACCTATTGGGACAATCTTGAAACGTTGCGCGAGCGCGTCTGGCGTTTGCTGGAGGCGGCCCACAACGATACGGCGCTGCGTGAAAAGCTGTTCAAGATGGCCAGTTTTCCCGGCCTGTGCGCCGACGGCAGTGCACAGATTTTCAATGACCTGGGCATCGAAGTGCTGGTCAGCGAAGCCCAGCGTTACTCCGCCTCGGCCAGCGAGCGCGAGGGCAAACTGGTGACGCTGGCAAAGGGCAATGCACGGCTCAAGCAATTGAACCGCATCGCCAGCGAGGACATTGCCCATCGGCTCAAACCCGAAGCCGAAGGCGGCCTCGGCCAATGGCTGCGTTCGCAACGACGGGAGGGCGTGATGGGTAACGTGGACGACGTGGAGGTCTACCTGAGCTACCAGACCTCCCTGGCCAAGCGCCTCGACCTGCCCTGGCTGTCGGAACACATGCTGTACCGCGACACCGGCGACGTAAAACCCACGCAGATCGAACAGGCCTACAGCACGGTGCTGGAGCTGGGCGAAGGCGATGGCCTGGTCAACCAGATGTTGCTGGAGCCCTATTGGGAACAGTACCTGCACGACCACCACCCGAACACCCTTGAGGCCAATGCCCGGCATTTCGACGAACAATGCGCACGCCTTGATGAACTGCAGGAAGCCCAGGCCAGGCTGGCCCAGGCCAACGGCTTACCCGCCGAGCAGAAGGAAGCGTTGAGGCTCACGCTGATCGGCCTCGCCGACGCCCTGGGTGTACCGCACCCGCAGGTGCTGACCGGGCAACCCATGACGGACGACAGCTACAACCTGCTGCTCAACGAACTGGGCTACCGCGAAAAACAATGGATGCGCGAGTTGACCCACCAGGCTTTGGAACGCCACAGCCAACAACGTAACCGCGTCACGCGCCAGGTCTGA
- a CDS encoding fimbrial protein — MKCWPQRTLLGLCCFGFFSAASANLTFNGTLNEPPPCTIDSGSTIEVDFGDVGTKRVDGVKYRRAVGYTIRCGASTLPWLLKLSVKGAETSFDNAALQTTAPDLGIRLYQNNAPFRLNTPLDISLAAPPTLEVVPVKRPGSVLKAQGFTAVATLLAEYQ; from the coding sequence ATGAAATGTTGGCCACAGCGAACGTTGCTCGGCTTGTGTTGCTTCGGCTTTTTCAGTGCTGCGTCGGCCAACCTGACGTTCAACGGAACGCTGAACGAGCCGCCGCCCTGCACGATTGATTCGGGCAGCACGATTGAAGTCGATTTCGGGGATGTCGGCACCAAGCGTGTCGATGGCGTGAAATATCGCAGGGCCGTCGGCTACACCATCCGCTGCGGCGCCTCCACGCTGCCGTGGCTGTTGAAGTTGAGCGTCAAGGGCGCAGAGACAAGCTTTGATAACGCGGCCCTGCAGACCACTGCGCCTGACTTGGGCATTCGGCTGTACCAGAACAACGCGCCGTTTCGCCTCAACACGCCGCTGGACATCAGCCTGGCGGCACCGCCGACCTTGGAAGTGGTGCCGGTCAAACGGCCGGGTTCGGTCCTGAAGGCCCAAGGGTTCACGGCGGTGGCCACGCTGTTGGCTGAATACCAGTAG
- a CDS encoding transglycosylase domain-containing protein: protein MGALWQNASTKAAVSTDSPDEQPLPQSPPPRRRLWWRLFWLVLLIALIALGFAALREMRTSRLQAKTFSDIASTLTYQMHSGPSDARVYPGAGPFDKRLGYSALGEFLPRLIKRDYLIQAQARFSPDLMAYAQRGLFVPYPEKIQAGLTITDCRAAPLYQFTYPQQFYPSFAAIPPVVVSSLLFIEDRDLLDPKNPQLNPAVDWPRFAKAAWSQVAKLLHLPGQTAGGSTLATQLEKYRHSPDGLTLSGGEKIRQMISASVRAYQDGPQTLAARQDIVRDYLNSVPLSAVPGHGEVHGMAEGLRVWYGADFNQTNALLIGTDPKQLSQKGLALREVLSLMIAQRRPSHYLSKGHKELADLTDSHIRLLAQNNVIDPALASAALASKVTYRDWQQQPTIQPIETNKGISVARTRLAALLNQPLYDLDRLDLSATSTLQADLQSQASTYLKQLADPTFAAQIGLLGPTLLTPASTAQVRYSFNLYEMTPDGARVRVQTDSTDQPFDINEGSKLELGSTAKLRVMTTYLQIVSELHDKYGAMPAAQLRKIPVDDQDRITRWALDYLIQNSDRNLPAMLDAALNRQYSANTGEGFFTGGGMHHFHNFRSQDNGRNPTLIEALRESINLPFIRLMRDLVRYTTYQGPNNSAELLKDDNDPRRQEYLAQFADREGTTFLLKFWKKYRNKDTQARLDTFLDGMHPTAIRLAAVHRYLLPNASQASFNSFVRSHLSSVKSPEKLTDERLEKLYQNYGPGAYDLPDQGYIAKVHPLDLWLMGYLLNNPDATFTQATAASEHERQEVYSWLFKSRHKSARDSRIRTMLEIEAFLDIHQRWQKVGYPFDHLVPSLATAIGSSGDRPAALAELVGIILNDGVRQPTLRIDSLRFAADTPYETRLVNDPNRGKRVMPSEVATALKGALSQVVDAGTARRVSGSFKLADGTPLAMGGKTGTGDNRIEAIGAGGRILSSKAINRTATFVFYIGEHHFGTLTAFVPGASAQGFKFTSALPVQVLKGMAPILTPYLQPGNNSLCSVR, encoded by the coding sequence ATGGGCGCTTTATGGCAAAACGCTTCGACCAAGGCTGCGGTATCCACCGATAGCCCGGATGAACAGCCGTTGCCACAAAGCCCTCCTCCCCGCCGACGGTTGTGGTGGCGGCTGTTCTGGCTGGTGCTGCTGATTGCGCTGATCGCCCTGGGCTTTGCCGCCCTGCGGGAAATGCGCACTTCAAGGTTGCAGGCCAAGACCTTCTCCGACATTGCCTCAACCCTCACCTACCAAATGCATTCGGGCCCCAGCGATGCGCGGGTTTACCCTGGCGCCGGGCCCTTTGACAAGCGCCTGGGCTACAGCGCCCTCGGCGAGTTCCTGCCGCGCTTGATCAAGCGTGACTACCTGATCCAGGCTCAAGCGCGCTTCTCCCCCGACCTGATGGCCTACGCCCAGCGCGGCCTGTTCGTGCCCTACCCGGAAAAGATCCAGGCCGGCCTGACCATCACCGATTGCCGCGCCGCGCCGCTGTATCAGTTCACGTATCCACAACAGTTCTACCCAAGCTTTGCGGCGATCCCGCCGGTGGTGGTCAGCAGCCTGCTGTTTATCGAAGACCGCGACCTGCTGGACCCGAAAAACCCGCAACTCAACCCGGCCGTGGATTGGCCGCGCTTTGCCAAGGCCGCCTGGTCCCAGGTGGCGAAGCTCTTGCACCTGCCCGGCCAGACGGCAGGCGGCAGTACCCTGGCCACGCAGCTGGAAAAATACCGCCACTCGCCCGACGGCCTGACCCTGTCCGGCGGCGAGAAAATCCGCCAGATGATTTCTGCCAGCGTGCGCGCGTATCAGGACGGCCCGCAAACCCTTGCCGCTCGCCAGGACATCGTGCGCGACTACCTCAACAGCGTGCCCCTGTCGGCGGTACCCGGCCATGGCGAAGTGCACGGCATGGCCGAAGGCTTGCGCGTGTGGTACGGCGCCGACTTCAACCAGACAAACGCGCTGCTCATCGGCACCGACCCCAAACAGCTGTCGCAAAAGGGTCTGGCGTTGCGCGAGGTGCTGTCGCTGATGATCGCCCAGCGTCGCCCGTCTCACTATCTGTCCAAGGGCCACAAGGAACTGGCGGACCTCACCGACAGCCACATCCGCCTGCTCGCACAAAACAACGTGATCGACCCGGCGCTGGCCAGCGCAGCCCTCGCCAGCAAAGTCACCTACCGTGACTGGCAGCAACAACCGACGATCCAGCCAATCGAAACCAACAAGGGCATCAGCGTCGCCCGCACTCGCCTGGCCGCCCTGCTCAACCAGCCGCTGTACGACCTCGACCGACTCGATCTCTCTGCCACGAGCACCTTGCAAGCCGACCTGCAAAGCCAGGCCAGCACGTACCTCAAGCAACTCGCCGACCCCACTTTCGCCGCGCAGATCGGCCTGCTCGGGCCCACGCTGCTGACGCCCGCCAGCACCGCTCAGGTTCGCTACAGTTTCAACCTCTACGAGATGACACCCGACGGTGCCCGCGTGCGCGTGCAAACCGACAGCACCGACCAGCCATTCGACATCAACGAAGGCAGCAAGCTGGAACTGGGTTCAACCGCCAAGCTGCGGGTGATGACCACCTACCTGCAAATCGTCAGCGAGCTGCACGACAAATACGGCGCGATGCCGGCTGCCCAGTTGCGCAAGATTCCGGTGGACGACCAGGACCGCATCACCCGCTGGGCCCTCGATTACCTGATCCAGAACAGCGACCGCAACCTGCCGGCCATGCTCGACGCCGCCCTCAATCGCCAATACTCGGCCAACACCGGCGAAGGCTTTTTCACCGGCGGCGGCATGCACCACTTCCACAACTTCCGCAGCCAGGACAACGGCCGCAATCCCACCTTGATCGAGGCCCTGCGCGAGTCCATCAACCTGCCGTTCATTCGCTTGATGCGCGACCTGGTGCGCTACACCACCTACCAGGGCCCGAACAACAGCGCCGAGTTGCTCAAGGACGACAACGACCCGCGCCGCCAGGAATACCTGGCCCAGTTTGCCGACCGCGAGGGCACTACGTTCCTGCTCAAGTTCTGGAAAAAGTACCGCAACAAAGATACCCAGGCGCGCCTCGATACTTTCCTCGATGGCATGCACCCCACCGCCATCCGCCTGGCCGCCGTACACCGCTACCTGCTGCCCAACGCCAGCCAGGCGAGTTTCAACAGCTTCGTCCGCTCGCACTTGAGCAGCGTCAAAAGCCCTGAAAAACTCACCGACGAGCGCCTCGAAAAGCTCTACCAGAATTACGGCCCCGGCGCCTACGACCTGCCTGACCAAGGCTATATCGCCAAGGTTCACCCGCTGGATCTGTGGCTGATGGGCTACCTGCTGAACAACCCCGACGCCACCTTCACCCAGGCCACCGCCGCCAGTGAACACGAGCGCCAGGAGGTTTACAGCTGGCTGTTCAAGAGCCGCCACAAGAGTGCCCGCGACAGCCGCATCCGCACCATGCTGGAGATCGAAGCGTTCCTCGATATTCACCAGCGCTGGCAAAAAGTCGGCTACCCCTTCGACCATCTGGTGCCGTCGCTTGCCACGGCCATCGGCAGCTCCGGCGACCGCCCGGCGGCCCTGGCGGAACTGGTGGGGATCATCCTCAACGATGGCGTGCGCCAGCCCACCCTGCGTATCGACAGCCTGCGCTTTGCCGCCGACACCCCGTACGAAACCCGCTTGGTCAACGACCCCAATCGCGGCAAGCGCGTGATGCCTTCCGAGGTGGCCACGGCACTCAAGGGGGCGCTGTCCCAGGTGGTGGACGCGGGCACTGCACGGCGCGTGTCCGGCAGTTTCAAACTGGCGGACGGTACGCCTTTGGCCATGGGTGGCAAGACCGGTACCGGCGACAACCGGATCGAAGCCATCGGCGCCGGCGGGCGGATTCTCAGCTCCAAGGCGATCAACCGCACGGCGACCTTCGTGTTCTACATCGGCGAGCATCATTTCGGCACGTTGACCGCCTTCGTCCCCGGCGCTTCGGCCCAGGGTTTCAAGTTCACTTCGGCGTTGCCGGTACAGGTACTCAAGGGCATGGCGCCGATTCTTACGCCCTATCTGCAACCGGGCAACAACAGCTTATGCAGCGTGCGCTGA
- a CDS encoding fimbrial protein — protein sequence MKRLFGAVVLLALAGVTTTVKAADCRVNGGNWQRVSIGGTLNLQVPVNVRLEVNEPRILLSGVRIECRFEPDSYTPDGRQDYWATGTRIGPAWSPGPKFVSQTTGLRINGSYWNTPIQAGIRIATMPNNTSPIPIDVIPYILIRNNPTNPIDIRIGDTLGVLRLDQTNNYDSFSTSLQLTYIANNDFTISPSSCTINNNQPIEINFGNVHQRAIGTDPVSTTVRTDRTLTYRCPDPGITTPITITYKGTPSSFNANALVMSNPNVGTALVRQGTAVRVNGSFLTRITNSSGSDVVTFALVKQAGSLPVEGPLNGSGVLVMGVP from the coding sequence ATGAAACGACTATTTGGAGCCGTTGTGCTGCTTGCTTTGGCTGGCGTCACGACGACCGTGAAAGCGGCTGATTGCCGGGTCAATGGCGGCAATTGGCAACGGGTGAGCATTGGCGGGACGTTGAACCTGCAGGTTCCGGTGAATGTGCGGCTGGAGGTGAATGAGCCGCGCATTCTCCTGTCCGGGGTGAGGATCGAATGCCGGTTTGAACCGGACAGCTATACCCCGGATGGACGGCAGGACTACTGGGCCACCGGGACGAGGATCGGCCCGGCCTGGTCGCCTGGTCCGAAGTTCGTCAGCCAGACGACCGGCTTGCGTATCAATGGCAGTTATTGGAACACGCCTATCCAGGCGGGTATCAGGATCGCGACCATGCCTAACAATACGTCTCCGATCCCGATCGATGTCATCCCTTATATATTGATCCGCAACAACCCGACCAACCCGATCGACATTCGAATAGGTGACACTCTGGGCGTGTTACGTCTCGACCAGACCAACAACTACGATTCCTTTTCCACGAGCCTGCAGCTTACGTACATCGCCAACAACGACTTCACCATCTCCCCGTCGTCGTGCACGATCAACAATAACCAACCGATCGAAATCAACTTCGGCAACGTGCACCAGAGGGCGATAGGCACCGACCCCGTATCAACCACCGTTCGTACCGATCGCACGCTCACCTACCGGTGCCCGGACCCGGGGATTACCACGCCGATCACCATTACCTACAAAGGCACGCCGTCCTCGTTCAACGCCAATGCGCTGGTGATGAGCAATCCGAACGTGGGCACGGCCCTTGTCCGTCAGGGGACTGCGGTTCGAGTCAATGGCTCGTTCCTGACCCGTATCACCAACAGTTCCGGGAGCGACGTTGTAACGTTCGCCCTGGTCAAGCAGGCGGGGTCCCTGCCTGTCGAGGGGCCGTTGAACGGCAGCGGCGTACTGGTAATGGGGGTGCCATGA
- a CDS encoding fimbrial protein: MRHAMIHKGLVLLLTFGLAATAQAVDNLRFKGNLVEQACTIRPGDEAITLELWDLTSKHLYINTRSVGKRFTLHLDDCNTTISDSVTILFNGAENRALPGLFALDGGSGASGIGLGLETLSDKPVPVNKVGDEQKLSPGNNVILLKAYVQGEPDALRDKTIGHGSYRVTSTFTLDYP, translated from the coding sequence ATGCGACACGCAATGATTCATAAGGGCCTGGTCCTGCTGCTGACCTTCGGCCTGGCGGCCACGGCGCAGGCGGTGGACAACCTGAGGTTCAAGGGCAACCTGGTGGAACAGGCCTGCACCATCCGCCCGGGCGATGAAGCCATCACCCTGGAGCTGTGGGACCTGACCAGCAAGCACCTCTACATCAACACACGCTCAGTGGGCAAACGTTTCACCCTGCACCTGGATGACTGCAATACCACCATCAGCGACTCGGTGACCATCCTGTTCAACGGTGCGGAAAACCGCGCGCTGCCCGGTTTGTTTGCGCTGGACGGTGGCAGCGGTGCCTCTGGTATCGGGCTGGGTTTGGAGACACTGAGCGACAAGCCGGTGCCGGTGAACAAGGTCGGCGACGAACAGAAATTGAGCCCCGGCAACAACGTCATCCTGCTCAAGGCCTATGTGCAGGGTGAGCCGGATGCCCTGCGGGACAAGACCATCGGGCACGGCAGCTACCGTGTGACTTCGACGTTTACGCTGGATTATCCGTAA